Proteins co-encoded in one Oreochromis aureus strain Israel breed Guangdong linkage group 3, ZZ_aureus, whole genome shotgun sequence genomic window:
- the LOC120438987 gene encoding uncharacterized protein LOC120438987 isoform X1: MIDTMYVSLVNRFPSYDHLMAFWFLIEPCIYKMIRVSRAKSAANRNEEVLTPARTSMRQLLQPIDEFFLFLVFLSGGLKERDLAHRFNIHQSTVSRIIATWTNFLATALGSQCIWLTREEVQAYLPEEFKDFSDTQMILDCTELRCQTPSSPLLQSETYSSYKSHCTMKALVGIAPHGPVTFISNLYAGSVSDKELFKQSGIAEKLTEDMAVMVDKGFLITDCCKCKVYCPPFLSKQKQMPAYQVKETQAIARLRVHVERVIRRIKQNKLFDSIITMSHVYNINQLFAVACLLSNYQNTALVKKWVK; encoded by the exons ATGATTGACACGATGTATGTCTCTCTCGTGAATAGATTTCCAAGCTATGATCATTTGATGGCATTTTGGTTTTTGATTGAGCCTTGCATCTATAAAATGATCCGGGTTTCAAGAGCCAAGTCAGCTGCCAATAGGAACGAAGAAGTGTTGACACCTGCACGCACATCAATG AGGCAGCTGCTACAGCCAATTGACGAGTTCTTTCTTTTCCTGGTTTTCCTGTCAGGTGGTTTGAAGGAGAGGGACCTGGCACACCGATTTAACATACACCAGTCCACAGTGAGCCGCATTATTGCAACATGGACAAATTTTCTTGCCACTGCACTGGGGTCTCAATGCATCTGGCTTACACGTGAAGAAGTGCAAGCTTACCTCCCTGAGGAATTCAAAGATTTCTCAGACACCCAGATGATCCTTGACTGTACAGAGCTGAGGTGTCAGACACCATCCTCACCACTTCTCCAGAGTGAAACGTACTCTTCGTACAAATCCCACTGTACGATGAAAGCCCTGGTTGGCATAGCTCCACATGGTCCAGTGACATTCATCTCTAATCTGTACGCAGGTTCGGTTAGTGACAAGGAACTATTCAAACAATCAGGCATTGCTGAGAAGTTGACTGAAGACATGGCAGTGATGGTAGATAAGGGCTTCCTAATCACCGATTGTTGTAAATGCAAAGTGTACTGCCCACCTTTTCTATCTAAGCAGAAGCAGATGCCAGCATACCAGGTTAAGGAGACGCAGGCCATAGCCAGACTCAGGGTACATGTGGAGCGAGTCATTAGgaggataaaacagaacaaactttTTGATAGCATTATTACCATGTCACATGTTTACAATATCAACCAACTGTTTGCAGTAGCATGCTTGCTGTCAAATTACCAGAACACAGCATTAGTTAAAAAATGGGTTAAGTGA
- the LOC120438987 gene encoding uncharacterized protein LOC120438987 isoform X2, whose amino-acid sequence MAFWFLIEPCIYKMIRVSRAKSAANRNEEVLTPARTSMRQLLQPIDEFFLFLVFLSGGLKERDLAHRFNIHQSTVSRIIATWTNFLATALGSQCIWLTREEVQAYLPEEFKDFSDTQMILDCTELRCQTPSSPLLQSETYSSYKSHCTMKALVGIAPHGPVTFISNLYAGSVSDKELFKQSGIAEKLTEDMAVMVDKGFLITDCCKCKVYCPPFLSKQKQMPAYQVKETQAIARLRVHVERVIRRIKQNKLFDSIITMSHVYNINQLFAVACLLSNYQNTALVKKWVK is encoded by the exons ATGGCATTTTGGTTTTTGATTGAGCCTTGCATCTATAAAATGATCCGGGTTTCAAGAGCCAAGTCAGCTGCCAATAGGAACGAAGAAGTGTTGACACCTGCACGCACATCAATG AGGCAGCTGCTACAGCCAATTGACGAGTTCTTTCTTTTCCTGGTTTTCCTGTCAGGTGGTTTGAAGGAGAGGGACCTGGCACACCGATTTAACATACACCAGTCCACAGTGAGCCGCATTATTGCAACATGGACAAATTTTCTTGCCACTGCACTGGGGTCTCAATGCATCTGGCTTACACGTGAAGAAGTGCAAGCTTACCTCCCTGAGGAATTCAAAGATTTCTCAGACACCCAGATGATCCTTGACTGTACAGAGCTGAGGTGTCAGACACCATCCTCACCACTTCTCCAGAGTGAAACGTACTCTTCGTACAAATCCCACTGTACGATGAAAGCCCTGGTTGGCATAGCTCCACATGGTCCAGTGACATTCATCTCTAATCTGTACGCAGGTTCGGTTAGTGACAAGGAACTATTCAAACAATCAGGCATTGCTGAGAAGTTGACTGAAGACATGGCAGTGATGGTAGATAAGGGCTTCCTAATCACCGATTGTTGTAAATGCAAAGTGTACTGCCCACCTTTTCTATCTAAGCAGAAGCAGATGCCAGCATACCAGGTTAAGGAGACGCAGGCCATAGCCAGACTCAGGGTACATGTGGAGCGAGTCATTAGgaggataaaacagaacaaactttTTGATAGCATTATTACCATGTCACATGTTTACAATATCAACCAACTGTTTGCAGTAGCATGCTTGCTGTCAAATTACCAGAACACAGCATTAGTTAAAAAATGGGTTAAGTGA
- the LOC120439113 gene encoding uncharacterized protein LOC120439113, whose product MIFTKLVPNRMAQTGVRSGFYRGMVGPLPDPCLFRITEAYAKFNIEDRPLVTTMNMRPDKPLVESAFGLVQEGSVLSYQQPVLTTRYITLHRDAPPTPHLPLEGYEILPSDCVFVCSEEELLHLKSLSVTLEMAHKIEEATREQSSSSEWHQLRRPRVTASKFQEVCHVRGQSSPESLAERILKGTRQTADMRRGTEMEPAIAAEYSRLMNVNYSPCGLVIHPIAPWLAASPDGVVFDPNEYPQFGLVEFKCPSVQNFIDCKYVQMECGTPKVKKSHAYYWQVQGQLLISGMQWCDFVVWAQEDYLVQRIYMDTDVHNAIREKADYFFFYIYMPRYRCLEK is encoded by the exons ATGATCTTCACTAAGCTGGTACCAAATAGGATGGCCCAGACTGGAGTACG GAGTGGCTTCTACAGAGGCATGGTGGGTCCGTTACCAGATCCCTGCTTGTTCAGAATAACGGAGGCATATGCAAAATTTAATATTGAGGACAGGCCACTTGTGACCACAATGAACATGAGACCTGACAAGCCCCTTGTGGAAAGTGCTTTTGGGCTGGTGCAGGAGGGCAGTGTTCTGTCATATCAGCAGCCGGTTTTAACAACCCGGTACATCACACTACACCGTGATGCACCACCAACACCGCACTTGCCTCTGGAGGGGTATGAGATCTTGCCATcagattgtgtgtttgtgtgttcagaaGAAGAGCTTCTGCATCTGAAAAGCTTGTCTGTAACTCTGGAAATGGCTCACAAAATAGAGGAAGCTACACGTGAGCAAAGCTCTTCGTCTGAGTGGCATCAGCTCCGCAGGCCCAGAGTGACTGCCTCTAAGTTTCAGGAGGTGTGTCACGTCAGAGGCCAGAGCTCGCCAGAGTCACTAGCAGAGCGTATATTGAAGGGAACAAGGCAGACAGCAGACATGAGGAGAGGAACTGAGATGGAGCCTGCAATAGCAGCAGAGTATAGTAGGCTAATGAATGTTAACTACTCACCCTGTGGTCTGGTCATTCACCCCATTGCCCCCTGGCTTGCTGCATCTCCTGATGGTGTTGTTTTTGACCCCAATGAATACCCCCAGTTTGGCCTTGTCGAATTCAAATGTCCCAGTGTACAAAACTTTATTGACTGCAAATATGTGCAAATGGAATGTGGTACCCCTAAAGTAAAAAAGAGCCACGCATATTACTGGCAAGTGCAAGGACAACTGCTCATCAGTGGGATGCAGTGGTGTGACTTTGTTGTGTGGGCACAAGAGGACTACCTAGTGCAAAGAATATACATGGATACAGATGTGCACAATGCAATCAGAGAAAAGGCTGACTActtctttttttacatatatatgccAAGATACcggtgtttggaaaaatga